Part of the Coriobacteriaceae bacterium genome is shown below.
GCATATGACCGTTATCCCCGGTGTGATCGATTTTCTGTTTGTCCGCAATATCGGAGCTGCCTTTAGTATGGGTGAGGGGCATGGCATCGCGTTTGCCGTGCTGGCGTTGGCGGTCATTATCGCTATTGCCGTGTACCTCGTTCGTGCGCCCCAGCTCGCCCATCTTGAGGTTGTAGGCATGGCTATGGTTGCGGGCGGCGCCATCGGTAACGCGATCGACCGCCTCGCCTTTGGCTTCGTGACCGATTTCATTGCCACCACGTTCATCGACTTTCCTGTCTTTAACGTGGCCGATATCGGCATTACGGTCGGTGTTGTGTTGGCGCTTATCGGTTACATGTTCTTGAGTCCTGCCGCTCGCGAGGTCGATGCGACCGCCGAGCTCAACGCCCGTGACGAGGCCCGCGCCAAACGCAAAGCCAAGCAGCGTGGGGAGCGTGCCCGCAAGATTCGCGAAAGGAATGAGCGCTAATGGCCGACATCCATATTCTCGTTGCCGACGATTCCGCTGGTCAGCGTCTCGACGTCTATCTGGGCGCCAACGATGGCTGTCCCACGCGCTCTGCCTGCGCACATCTGATCGAGGGCGGTGCCGTTGCCGTCAACGGCGAGACCTGCCTATCAAAAAAGTATGCTGTGCGCTCCGGTGACCGCATCTCGGTCGACCTGCCCGAGCCGCATGATCCCACCGATGTGATTCCCGAGGCCATCCCGCTCGACATTCGTTACGAGGACGACTACCTCATCGTGCTCTCCAAACAGCGCGGCCTGGTGTGCCATCCCGCCCACGGCCACGAGAGCGGCACCCTTGCGAACGCTCTGGTTTACCACTGCGGCATCGATCATCTGGGTACCGTGCAGGGTGAGGATCGCCCCGGCATCGTGCATCGCCTGGATCGCGATACCTCGGGCCTTATGCTCGCGGCAAAAGACGACGATACCCAGCGCGCGCTTCAAAATCTTATCCGCACGCGCACGCTCGACCGTCGCTATATCACGCTCGTTCACGGTCACATCGCCATGGACGAGGGCACTATCAACACCGGTATCGCCCGATCGACGCGCGACCGCGTGAAGATGGCGGTTTCCGATGACCCCTTTGCGCGCCAGGCCATCACGACCTTCAAGGTGCTCGAGCGCTTTGATTCCACGCGTTTCGACGACGGCTACACGCTTGTCGAGTGCCACCTGTTTACCGGCCGCACGCATCAGATTCGCGTGCATATGCGCCATATCAACCATGCTTGCGTGGGCGATCCGCTCTACGGCAAGTGCGATACGCGTGCCGATCAGGGCTTGACCAGGCAGTTCCTGCATTCTTGGCGCGTGGCATTCGACCATCCCGTGACGGGGGAGCGTATCGAGTGCCGTGACGAGCTGCCGTGGGACCTTGCGGCGGTTCTGGATGATCTGGCTCCACGTTCGCTCGGCCGCACTGCCGCCGGTGACGAAATTGTCCCGCAGCTCGGTCTGCTCGAAGCCTAGCCAGTATTAGGTGGTTTCTTGAACTCGGTAAGCCTGCGGTAAGATATACGGTTGTTTACGTAACGCGTTGCTGGGAGCCCGCATGCTCGCCTTTTTACAAACCAACACACCCATCGTGATCTTCAACCAGATTGTCGTCACGCTGCTCACGGTCTGCTTTCTGTACCAGGTGGTCTTCTTTGTCATTGGCGCTCTTCGTGGCGAGGTCGCGCCCCCTAAGGCCAATAAACTGCATCGTTATGCCTTCTTTATCGCGGCGCATAACGAGGAGGCCGTAATCGCCAACCTCGTTCGCTCCATCAAGGATCAGGATTATCCGTCCGAGCTTATCGAGGTCTTTGTGGTCGCCGACGCCTGCACCGACAACACGGCACAGCTTGCGCGTGAGGCGGGCGCCATTGTCTATGAGCGCAACGACCTGGCCCGTAAGGGTAAGAGCTGGGTCATGGACTTTGGTTTCGACCGTATCCTTAACGAGTATCCCGATACGTTTGAAGGCTACTTTATCTTCGATGCCGATAACGTCATCTCCCGCGATTACGTGTCCAAGATGAACGATGCCTTTGACCAGGGCTTCCATGTGGTCACGAGCTATCGCAATTCCAAGAACTTCGGCAGCTCGTGGATCTCGGCGGCTAATGCCACGTGGTACCTGCGCGAGGCGCGCTTTCTCAACAACGCGCGCAACATCTGCAAGACGTCTTGCGCCGTCTCGGGTTCGGGCTACCTCATCTCCGCCAGTGTTATCGAGGGCATGCACGGCTGGCAGTTCCACACGCTGACCGAGGATATTCAGTTCACCACGTTCTGCGCCATTCACGGCATTCGCATTGGCTATGCACCGGCGGAGTTCTTTGACGAACAGCCCGTGACGTTTAAGGCTTCCTGGAAGCAGCGTATGCGCTGGACCAAGGGCTTCTACCAGGTGTTCTTTACGTATGGAAAGCACCTGGTCAAATCGACCTTTCGCTACCATCGCTTTGCCGCCTACGACATGTTTATGACGATCGCCCCGGGTATGTTGCTATCGCTGATCTCGATGCTCGCCAATGCCACGTTCCTGATTGTGGGCGGTCTTTCGCACGGCTTCCTGGCCACCGAGGTTGAGATGCAGGCGTGCGCCGCTTCTCTCATTATGACCTTCGCCATGATGTATCAGACGTTCTTTATCCTGGCGCTGCTCACGACCATCTTTGAGTACAAGCACATTCACTGCGCGCAAAAGTGGCGTCTGGTGACCAACCTGTTTACCTTCCCGATCTTTATGTTCAGCTATATCCCCATTACGGTGGCAGCACTGTTCTTGAAGGTCGACTGGGTGCCGACGCAGCACGCCGTGAGCGTTACCCTCGACGAGGTCATGCAAGGCGCCAAATAACCACGATCAAAACCACCACAAAGGGGACAGGCACTTTTGTGGTGGTTTTTGCGTTTGAGCTGCTGCCCAAGGAGGTGTTAGATGGTCTATATTCCGTTTTGGATTTGCATCTTTGCCGGCGCGGCGATTGATGCCCGCGAGCGACGGTTTCCCAATCAGCTTGCCGGCGCGTGTGCGGTGGCGGCGTTTGCAGGCGTTTGGCTCGACAAGGGCGTTAACACGGCGCTTGACCATGCCGGTCTTGCTGCCATCGCCTACCTTGCCCTTATGCTTACTGAGTCGCTTTGGCGTCGTGTTCGCCACGCTCCCGGCATTGGTATGGGGGACGCCAAGGCGCTCTTTGCCCTTTGTACCTTCGATCTCTTGGGTGGTATCGTCGCGTTTGCGGCTGCGCTCCTGGCCCTTGCCGCCGCCTGTCTCATCATAAAATCACGCTCCTTGCCATTGCTGCCGTTTTTAGTGCCGATATTTGCCATAATCGAGGTCGTGGGTAGTACGCTGTAACCGTTTGCGCGCCCTTTTTAAGGAGCATGCCATGGCAACCAATCAACAGACAGCCGCCATTAAGGCGCGTATGGATCGCATTCCCGCGGCGTTGTCGCCCGAGTTGGTCGGGCGTATCGCCGCCGACCGCGCCTCGGGTGTCGTTAATCCCTATCGATGTGGTGACGACCAGGTCATTCGACGCTTCGATCGAGCCGCAGATGTGGGCACGCTCATGCGTCCGGCATTTATGCGCGATACCGAAAAGATTTTGCATCTGCCCGCATACACCCGTTATGCAGGCAAAACGCAGGTCTTTAGTTTTCGCAGCAACGACGACCTGTCGCGTCGCGGCCTGCACGTGCAGCTTGTTTCGCGCATCGCGCGCGATATCGGACGTGCCCTGGGGCTCAACTGCGATCTGATCGAGGCGATTGGCTTAGGCCACGACTTGGGCCACACGCCCTTTGGCCATGCCGGTGAGCGATTCCTCAACGATATCTATCACGAGCGCACGGGTCGTTATTTTTTCCATAACGTGCAGTCGGTCCGCGTGCTCGACGCGCTGTACGGCCGCAACGTGTCGCTCCAGACGCTCGACGGCGTGCTATGCCACAACGGTGAGTACGAACAGCGTGTGTTTGAGCTTTCGGACATGAGCTCCTTTGACCAGTTCGACCTTACGGTTGAGGATTGCATTGCCACAGGTTACAGCGCAATTGAGCACCTGCGCCCCATGACGCTCGAGGGCTGCGTGGTTCGCATCTCGGATATCCTTGCCTACGTGGGGCGCGATCGCCAAGACGCCATTTCGGCGGGTCTGCTGTCACCCGACGCCTTTGACGATGACCTGGGCGGGGCATACAACAGCTGGATCCTTACGCATGCCTCCATCGATATCGTCGAGCACAGCTATGGTAAGCCACGCATCGAGATGAGCGAGGACCTGTTTGAGGAGATCCGCCGAGCCAAGCGCGAGAACTACGAGAAGATCTATAGCAAGGGCGGCATTGAAGGCGACTCCGAAGCGGAGCTGCGCGAGGCCTTCGAAAAGCTCTACGACCGTTGCCTGCAGGATATAAACGAAGGCGACGAGTCTTCGTATATCTTTAAGCACCACATTTCTCGCATTGAGCGGCAGCTTTTCTACTACGATCGCACCTATGCCTGGCAGGACGACAAGGATCAAGCGGTGGTGGATTACATCGCGAGCATGACGGACGGCTATTTCTGCGAGCTTACGAGCAAGCTGTTCCCGGGATTGAAGTTTCCGCACCGTACCTATATTAACGAACGGTAGTTCGTATTTATTCGGTATACTGTTGGTGGAAAACGTTTTTGATTGACGCACGGGATGGCTATGGACGACCTTTTTTCTGCTTCGACGCGCGAGCGTTCCTTTCAGAATGCGCCGCTTGCGGTGCGCATGCGGCCCAATTCGCTCGACGAGTATGTGGGCCAGCAAAAGGCCGTCGGTAAGGGTTCGTGGTTGCGTGCCGCGATTGAGCACGACGTGCTGTCGAGTGTGATTTTGTATGGGCCGGCCGGTACGGGCAAGACGACGCTGGCACATATTATCGCCAACCATACTAAGAGCGAGTTTGTCGAGGTCAGCGCTGTGACGGGCACCGTAAAGGATCTTCGTCGCGTGATCGACGAGGCTAAGACGCGCCTGAATACGTACGACCGCCGCACCATTCTTTTTATCGATGAGATTCATCGCTTTTCCAAGTCGCAGCAGGATGCCCTGCTGCATGCAGTTGAGAACCGTACCGTCATTATGATTGGCGCCACGACGGAGAATCCGTACTTCGAGGTCAACTCGGCATTGCTCTCGCGCGGTCGCGTGGTGGAACTTGAGCATCTTAAAGACGAGGATATCGCCACGCTTATTGAGCGTGCGCTCGAGGCGCCGCAGGGTTTGAACGGTAAGTTCTCGGCCGATGAGGATACGGTTAAGACCATTTGCACACTGGCAGCGGGTGACGCTCGATCGGCGCTCACGACGCTTGAGCTTGCGAGCGAGATTGCCGTCACGCGCCCCGATACCGAGGGAACGCCCGCGCCGGCGGCGGGGGAGCGCTATCCCATCACTGTTGACGACGTGAAGATTGCCAATCCGCGCCGTGGCTTTTCGTACGACAAAAACGGTGACATGCACTACGACATCATCAGTGCGTTTATTAAGTCTATGCGCGGTAGCGACCCCGATGCCACGATTTATTGGCTCGCGCGCATGATTGACGCGGGGGAGGATCCTAAGTTTATCGCTCGTCGTATTATGATTCAGGCTTCTGAGGATGTTGGCAACGCCGACCCACAGGCGCTTTTGGTGGCACATGCCGCGTTTAAGTCTGCCGAGGTCATTGGCTATCCCGAGTGCCGTATTAATCTGGCTCAGGCTGCTCTCTATGTGTGCTTGGCGCCTAAATCGAACGCGTGCGAGGCTTCGATCGATGCGGCGTTGGCCGATATTCATTCAAGTGGGCTCCGCGAGGTGCCGAGTTATCTGCGCGATCGTCATCGCCCGGGCAGCGACGAATACGGTGTGTATAAGTATCCGCATGATTATCCCGAAGGCTGGGTCGATCAGCGTTATTTGCCCGAGGGGCTGGAGCGCGGTGCGTTTTGGCAGCCTGCGGGCCGTGGCTGGGAAGAGTGGCGCGTAGAGCAAAGCGAGCGCGACCGTAGCGGCAGAGCGCCCAAGTAGGTCCTTGGGACCTCGCACATTCCCTTTGGGTATCTTTCCCCTTCTTTGGGGTACCATGAACAGCGTCTGTATTTCGATTCCTTCGGGAGGCTTGTATGAGTCCCATTCAAATCGCCCTGCTGCTGCTCGCCGTTGCCGGTGTGTGGGCTGTTATCGAGCTCGCGCTCACGCTGCGAAAGACCCGCACCGTCGTTGATTCGCTCGATAAGACCGTGAGCGACCTTAACAACACCATCGCCGAGGCACAGCCGGTGGTAGCAAAGCTCGATGGCGCTGTCGATGAGCTCACCCCCGCGTTGGCTCAGGTTGAGCCGCTCCTCAAGTCGAGCAAGACCGCCGTCGACGCCCTTACCTCCAATCTCGTAGAGGTCGAAGCTGTGGTTCGCGACATTTCCGAGGTTACGGGCAGCGTGGCCGAGGCCAGCAATGCCGTATCGAGCGTGACTGATTCTGCTGCTGGTGCCGTGCAGAAACTCTTTAACAAGGTGAAGGCTCCCGCGGCCGACGCCGAGCGCACGCTTTCCGCTGCCGCCGAAGCCGAGCAGCCGACCGAGCGTGTCCTGATTGACGAAGCCGGGGACGATGCCGCTGCTGGTGACGATGATGCACAGAAGCCTGCTGCTAAAGCAGCCCAGTATTACACCTACACGCCCGCCGAGACCTCCGAGGAGTCCTGCGATGAGTAGCGAAGCAACTTGCCCCATCACGCTGACTGTTGCCGGGGATCCGCGTCTGGCACGCCTCGTACGTATGACGGCCGCCAACGTTGGTGCGCTGTGCTCCATGTCCGTCGATCGCATCGAGGACATTCGTATGGCTGCCGAGGAAGCCTTTATCTTTGGCTGCACGGCCGTTGATTCCGATGACATTTTGATCAAATTCGACGTCGACGAATCGCATGTGGGCATGACCTTTACCTTTGGCGATCAGGCGACTGTCGATGAGGATGACCAGGCTGCCGTGTATGCCGAGCTCATTCTGGCGAGCGTGTGCGATTCCTACGAAAAGACTGCGGCGCCCCTGACGCTTTCCCTCGACCTCAAGGCGGATATCTAATATGACCGAACGTTCCCGGAGCGGTAAGACCGCTTGGGACAAGGAGAAAACCCGCGAGCTGTTTCGTCGCTACAAAGAGACCGGTGATCCGGACGCACGTGAGCAGCTCGTCATGTCCCATATGAACCTGGTAAGGTTTCTTGCCAACAAATTTAAGAACCGCGGCGAGCCGCTCGACGACCTCATGCAGGTCGGCTATCTGGGTTTGCTCAAGGCTATCGACCGCTTTGATCCCGAGCGCGGACTCGAGTTCACGACGTTTGCCACGCCTACCATCCTGGGCGAGATTAAGCGTCACTTCCGTGATAAGGGCTGGAGCGTGCGCGTGCCGCGCCGTTTGCAGGAGCTTTCTGCCAAGGTTAACCAAGCTACCGACAAGCTCACTAACGAGCTGCAGCGCTCGCCTAAGGTTGAAGAAATCGCTGAGTACCTGGGTGTGACCGTCGACGAGGTGCTGGAGGCCATGGAATCGTCTTCGGCCTATACCTCGGTGCCCATCGAGGCTCCTGGCGCGTCCGATTCCGATGATGCCCCCTCGATTCTCGACCGCTATGCCGATGGCGACAACGAGCTCGATTTTACCGATGACCGCCTGGTGATCGAGGAAGCCATCCGTGATTTCTCGCCGCGCGAGCGCGAGGTTATCGAGCTGCGTTTTGTGAAGGGCATGACCCAGATCGAGATCGCAAAGAAGCTGGGAATCTCGCAGGTGCAGGTCTCGCGCCTGCTGCGCCGTACCCTTAAGAAGATTCAAGATAAGATTGACCCCGACGGAGTGATGGTTCGTTCATGAGTGAGCACCCCCAACAAACCGACCGCACGCTGCGCGATACCCGTATTCTGACGCTTCGCATTTGGGCTGTCGTCGGCTGCATTGTCATCGCCGCCGTCATCTTTAACCTTATGGGTATCCTGGCGCCGGTTATCGAGTTTCTCGCTGTCGGTTCCATCATCGCTTTTGTGATGTCGCCGATCACCAACTGGCTCGAGCATCACGGCGTCAACCGTGGCATTGGTTCGCTTATCGCGCTTATCGTCGTCGTCGCGGCGCTCGTTGGTGTCGTCTGTATCCTGTCGCCTATTTTGCTCGGTCAGATTATGGAAGTCCTGAGCCGTCTGCCTGAGCAGCTTCGCGTTGCGGGTGGCGATCTCAACGAGATGATTTCGCACGCCAAGACGCTCAACAACACGCCGCTCAAGGAGTATTTGGACGATAATCTGTCCTCGCTGGTTACTGTGGCGTCCAAGTACGTCTCGCAAATCGCTGCCGAACTCGGTCGCGGTGTGTTCCCGCTCATTACCAACACGGCCTCGCAGCTGTTCGTCATCTTCCTGGGTTTGGTGCTTGCCTATTGGTTGGCCTGCGATTACCCCCGCATGCACCACGAGGTCTGCACCATCATTGGCCAGGAAAAGGAGACCTCG
Proteins encoded:
- the lspA gene encoding signal peptidase II, with the protein product MLLVDQLTKLAVRSVGDALHMTVIPGVIDFLFVRNIGAAFSMGEGHGIAFAVLALAVIIAIAVYLVRAPQLAHLEVVGMAMVAGGAIGNAIDRLAFGFVTDFIATTFIDFPVFNVADIGITVGVVLALIGYMFLSPAAREVDATAELNARDEARAKRKAKQRGERARKIRERNER
- a CDS encoding RluA family pseudouridine synthase; translated protein: MADIHILVADDSAGQRLDVYLGANDGCPTRSACAHLIEGGAVAVNGETCLSKKYAVRSGDRISVDLPEPHDPTDVIPEAIPLDIRYEDDYLIVLSKQRGLVCHPAHGHESGTLANALVYHCGIDHLGTVQGEDRPGIVHRLDRDTSGLMLAAKDDDTQRALQNLIRTRTLDRRYITLVHGHIAMDEGTINTGIARSTRDRVKMAVSDDPFARQAITTFKVLERFDSTRFDDGYTLVECHLFTGRTHQIRVHMRHINHACVGDPLYGKCDTRADQGLTRQFLHSWRVAFDHPVTGERIECRDELPWDLAAVLDDLAPRSLGRTAAGDEIVPQLGLLEA
- a CDS encoding glycosyltransferase family 2 protein; this encodes MLAFLQTNTPIVIFNQIVVTLLTVCFLYQVVFFVIGALRGEVAPPKANKLHRYAFFIAAHNEEAVIANLVRSIKDQDYPSELIEVFVVADACTDNTAQLAREAGAIVYERNDLARKGKSWVMDFGFDRILNEYPDTFEGYFIFDADNVISRDYVSKMNDAFDQGFHVVTSYRNSKNFGSSWISAANATWYLREARFLNNARNICKTSCAVSGSGYLISASVIEGMHGWQFHTLTEDIQFTTFCAIHGIRIGYAPAEFFDEQPVTFKASWKQRMRWTKGFYQVFFTYGKHLVKSTFRYHRFAAYDMFMTIAPGMLLSLISMLANATFLIVGGLSHGFLATEVEMQACAASLIMTFAMMYQTFFILALLTTIFEYKHIHCAQKWRLVTNLFTFPIFMFSYIPITVAALFLKVDWVPTQHAVSVTLDEVMQGAK
- a CDS encoding prepilin peptidase — encoded protein: MVYIPFWICIFAGAAIDARERRFPNQLAGACAVAAFAGVWLDKGVNTALDHAGLAAIAYLALMLTESLWRRVRHAPGIGMGDAKALFALCTFDLLGGIVAFAAALLALAAACLIIKSRSLPLLPFLVPIFAIIEVVGSTL
- a CDS encoding HD domain-containing protein, coding for MATNQQTAAIKARMDRIPAALSPELVGRIAADRASGVVNPYRCGDDQVIRRFDRAADVGTLMRPAFMRDTEKILHLPAYTRYAGKTQVFSFRSNDDLSRRGLHVQLVSRIARDIGRALGLNCDLIEAIGLGHDLGHTPFGHAGERFLNDIYHERTGRYFFHNVQSVRVLDALYGRNVSLQTLDGVLCHNGEYEQRVFELSDMSSFDQFDLTVEDCIATGYSAIEHLRPMTLEGCVVRISDILAYVGRDRQDAISAGLLSPDAFDDDLGGAYNSWILTHASIDIVEHSYGKPRIEMSEDLFEEIRRAKRENYEKIYSKGGIEGDSEAELREAFEKLYDRCLQDINEGDESSYIFKHHISRIERQLFYYDRTYAWQDDKDQAVVDYIASMTDGYFCELTSKLFPGLKFPHRTYINER
- a CDS encoding replication-associated recombination protein A, with the protein product MDDLFSASTRERSFQNAPLAVRMRPNSLDEYVGQQKAVGKGSWLRAAIEHDVLSSVILYGPAGTGKTTLAHIIANHTKSEFVEVSAVTGTVKDLRRVIDEAKTRLNTYDRRTILFIDEIHRFSKSQQDALLHAVENRTVIMIGATTENPYFEVNSALLSRGRVVELEHLKDEDIATLIERALEAPQGLNGKFSADEDTVKTICTLAAGDARSALTTLELASEIAVTRPDTEGTPAPAAGERYPITVDDVKIANPRRGFSYDKNGDMHYDIISAFIKSMRGSDPDATIYWLARMIDAGEDPKFIARRIMIQASEDVGNADPQALLVAHAAFKSAEVIGYPECRINLAQAALYVCLAPKSNACEASIDAALADIHSSGLREVPSYLRDRHRPGSDEYGVYKYPHDYPEGWVDQRYLPEGLERGAFWQPAGRGWEEWRVEQSERDRSGRAPK
- a CDS encoding ATP-binding protein — translated: MSSEATCPITLTVAGDPRLARLVRMTAANVGALCSMSVDRIEDIRMAAEEAFIFGCTAVDSDDILIKFDVDESHVGMTFTFGDQATVDEDDQAAVYAELILASVCDSYEKTAAPLTLSLDLKADI
- a CDS encoding RNA polymerase sigma factor SigF, with the protein product MTERSRSGKTAWDKEKTRELFRRYKETGDPDAREQLVMSHMNLVRFLANKFKNRGEPLDDLMQVGYLGLLKAIDRFDPERGLEFTTFATPTILGEIKRHFRDKGWSVRVPRRLQELSAKVNQATDKLTNELQRSPKVEEIAEYLGVTVDEVLEAMESSSAYTSVPIEAPGASDSDDAPSILDRYADGDNELDFTDDRLVIEEAIRDFSPREREVIELRFVKGMTQIEIAKKLGISQVQVSRLLRRTLKKIQDKIDPDGVMVRS